From a region of the Rouxiella sp. S1S-2 genome:
- the pabC gene encoding aminodeoxychorismate lyase produces MYWINGIEQRTVSVGDRAVQFGDGCFTTAWVKEGQVQHLDDHIARLQNATSSLLMPACDWPGLRSEMQSAAAGHDEAVLKVILSRGEGGRGYSAQGTLGPTRIMSISGYPQYYHQWRIEGIELALSPVALARSSLLAGIKHLNRLEQVMIRMHLDKTTAQEALVVDTSGMLVECCAANLFWRKGHQVFTPDLTHSGVAGIMRQRIISVLQQRWDLSIEEVSEAPQALSDAEEVIICNALMPILPVKKIENWHYNDSQLFDFLTPYCL; encoded by the coding sequence ATGTATTGGATAAATGGTATTGAACAACGCACGGTTTCTGTGGGCGATCGCGCCGTGCAGTTTGGTGATGGCTGTTTTACTACCGCCTGGGTAAAAGAGGGGCAGGTGCAGCACCTCGATGACCACATTGCGCGATTGCAAAATGCCACGTCTAGTTTGCTTATGCCAGCCTGCGATTGGCCGGGCCTGCGTAGTGAAATGCAGTCTGCCGCTGCAGGGCATGATGAAGCGGTGCTGAAGGTCATTTTATCGCGTGGTGAGGGCGGTCGTGGCTACAGCGCACAGGGCACGCTGGGCCCAACCCGAATCATGTCAATCAGCGGTTATCCTCAGTATTATCATCAATGGCGCATCGAGGGGATTGAGCTGGCGCTGAGCCCCGTAGCATTAGCGCGCAGCTCACTCCTTGCCGGTATTAAGCACCTAAACCGGCTGGAGCAGGTGATGATCCGCATGCATCTTGATAAAACCACCGCGCAGGAAGCGTTGGTGGTCGATACTTCCGGCATGCTGGTTGAATGCTGCGCCGCCAATCTATTCTGGCGTAAAGGACATCAGGTGTTTACCCCTGACCTTACACACTCTGGCGTGGCCGGGATTATGCGCCAGCGTATTATTTCAGTGTTGCAGCAACGTTGGGATTTAAGTATTGAAGAGGTATCAGAAGCACCTCAAGCGCTTTCCGATGCTGAAGAGGTCATCATTTGCAACGCATTGATGCCAATTCTTCCGGTCAAAAAGATAGAAAACTGGCATTATAATGATTCACAGTTGTTCGATTTTTTAACACCATATTGTCTTTAA
- the fabG gene encoding 3-oxoacyl-ACP reductase FabG, translating to MSFDGKIALVTGASRGIGRAIAEKLVAGGARVIGTATSEKGAEDISAYLGENGKGIALNVTDSSSIEQVLATIRAEFGEIDILVNNAGITRDNLLMRMKDDEWQDILDTNLTSVFRLSKAVMRAMMKKRFGRIITIGSVVGTMGNAGQANYAAAKAGLIGFSKSLAREVASRGITVNVVAPGFIETDMTRALTDDQRAGILSSVPANRLGDAKEIASAVAFLASDEASYITGETLHVNGGMYMI from the coding sequence ATGAGCTTCGACGGAAAAATTGCTCTGGTCACCGGCGCTAGCCGCGGTATTGGCCGAGCTATTGCAGAGAAACTGGTTGCAGGTGGCGCACGTGTTATTGGCACCGCGACCAGCGAAAAAGGCGCTGAAGATATCAGTGCTTACTTAGGCGAAAACGGCAAAGGTATTGCGCTCAATGTGACTGATTCTTCGTCGATTGAGCAGGTATTGGCGACGATTCGTGCTGAATTTGGCGAAATCGACATTTTAGTCAATAATGCTGGCATTACCCGTGATAACCTTCTGATGCGTATGAAAGATGACGAGTGGCAGGATATCCTGGATACGAATTTGACTTCTGTGTTTAGGCTGTCAAAAGCGGTAATGCGGGCTATGATGAAAAAGCGATTTGGCCGGATCATTACCATTGGCTCTGTAGTTGGAACCATGGGTAACGCAGGACAGGCGAACTACGCGGCGGCTAAAGCCGGTTTGATTGGTTTTAGCAAGTCTTTGGCGCGTGAAGTTGCTTCACGCGGCATTACTGTCAACGTCGTGGCTCCTGGCTTTATTGAGACGGACATGACAAGGGCGTTGACAGATGATCAACGTGCAGGCATTTTGTCATCAGTTCCAGCCAACCGGTTGGGCGATGCAAAAGAAATTGCCAGCGCTGTTGCATTTTTAGCCTCAGATGAGGCCAGCTACATCACTGGTGAGACTTTACATGTCAATGGCGGCATGTACATGATCTAA
- the fabF gene encoding beta-ketoacyl-ACP synthase II, which translates to MSKRRVVVTGLGMLSPVGNTVESTWNALLAGKSGIGLIDHFDTSAYATRFAGLVKNFNCEEYISRKDARKMDTFIQYGVAAGIQAMQDSGLEVTEENAPRFGAAIGSGIGGLGLIEENHTLLVNGGPRKISPFFVPSTIVNMIAGQLSIMFGLQGPSISISTACTSGVHNIGHAARIIAYDDADIMLAGGAEKASTPLGVGGFGAARALSTRNDNPQAASRPWDKERDGFVLGDGAGIMVLEEYEHAKKRGAKIYAEIVGFGMSSDAFHMTSPPEDGAGAALAMHNALRDAGISASQVGYINAHGTSTPAGDKAEAQAVKSVFGADAHRVLVSSTKSMTGHLLGAAGAVESIFTLLALRDQAVPPTLNLDNPDEGCDLDFVPHEARQVKGMEYSLCNSFGFGGTNGSLVFRKL; encoded by the coding sequence GTGTCTAAACGTCGAGTTGTTGTGACTGGACTTGGCATGCTGTCTCCTGTCGGCAATACAGTTGAGTCTACTTGGAATGCTCTACTTGCCGGTAAGAGTGGCATTGGCCTAATCGACCATTTTGATACTAGTGCCTACGCAACGCGTTTTGCTGGCTTAGTAAAAAATTTCAACTGTGAAGAGTACATCTCGCGAAAAGATGCCCGCAAGATGGATACCTTTATTCAGTACGGTGTTGCCGCCGGTATTCAAGCTATGCAAGATAGCGGTCTTGAAGTGACCGAAGAAAATGCCCCGCGTTTCGGTGCCGCAATCGGCTCCGGCATTGGCGGTTTGGGTCTTATCGAAGAAAACCACACTTTATTGGTTAACGGTGGACCGCGCAAAATCAGCCCGTTTTTTGTGCCTTCGACTATCGTGAACATGATTGCCGGCCAGTTAAGCATTATGTTTGGCCTGCAAGGTCCCAGTATTTCAATTTCCACCGCCTGTACTTCCGGCGTACACAACATCGGCCATGCGGCACGTATTATCGCCTATGATGACGCAGACATCATGCTGGCCGGTGGCGCAGAAAAAGCCAGTACTCCGCTGGGTGTTGGGGGTTTTGGAGCAGCACGTGCGCTTTCAACCCGCAATGACAACCCACAGGCAGCAAGCCGTCCTTGGGACAAAGAGCGTGACGGTTTTGTACTTGGTGACGGCGCCGGTATCATGGTGCTTGAAGAGTACGAACATGCGAAAAAGCGCGGCGCAAAAATTTACGCAGAAATCGTCGGTTTTGGCATGAGCAGTGACGCTTTTCATATGACTTCACCGCCTGAAGACGGCGCGGGTGCGGCATTAGCAATGCATAATGCGCTTCGGGATGCGGGAATTTCCGCTTCTCAGGTAGGCTATATCAATGCGCACGGTACCTCGACGCCTGCCGGTGATAAAGCCGAAGCCCAGGCGGTAAAATCGGTGTTTGGTGCTGATGCACATCGTGTTCTGGTCAGTTCCACCAAGTCCATGACCGGTCACCTGTTGGGTGCCGCCGGCGCGGTAGAGTCTATTTTCACTCTACTGGCACTGCGTGACCAGGCTGTTCCGCCAACGCTCAATCTGGATAACCCGGATGAAGGCTGTGACCTTGACTTTGTGCCACACGAGGCGCGTCAGGTTAAAGGTATGGAATATAGCCTGTGTAACTCTTTCGGTTTTGGCGGAACCAACGGTTCTCTGGTATTCCGTAAACTGTAA
- the acpP gene encoding acyl carrier protein: MSTIEERVKKIIVEQLGVKQEEVVNSASFVDDLGADSLDTVELVMALEEEFDTEIPDEEAEKITTVQAAIDFVTNAQA, encoded by the coding sequence ATGAGCACTATCGAAGAACGCGTTAAGAAAATCATCGTTGAACAGCTGGGTGTTAAACAGGAAGAAGTAGTTAACTCTGCCTCTTTCGTAGACGACCTTGGCGCAGATTCTCTCGACACCGTTGAGCTGGTTATGGCTCTGGAAGAAGAGTTTGATACCGAGATCCCTGACGAAGAAGCTGAGAAAATCACTACTGTTCAGGCAGCTATTGATTTTGTCACTAACGCTCAGGCGTAA
- the tmk gene encoding dTMP kinase: protein MKSSFIVIEGLEGAGKTTARDVVVSTLREQGIADIQFTREPGGTPLAEKLRDLIKQGIEGEQLTDKAEVLMLYAARVQLVENVIKPALARGAWVVGDRHDLSSQAYQGGGRGIDSRLMASLRDTVLGDFRPDLTLYLDLSPVIGLQRARARGELDRIEQESLAFFERTRERYLSLAAVDATIKTIDASQSLEQVAADIRHTLIEWIEQQRKQGAQA, encoded by the coding sequence ATGAAAAGTAGCTTTATTGTTATCGAAGGCCTTGAAGGCGCAGGAAAAACCACCGCCCGCGATGTCGTTGTGAGTACGCTGCGTGAGCAGGGTATCGCCGATATTCAGTTCACCCGTGAGCCGGGAGGTACGCCGCTGGCCGAAAAACTGCGTGACTTGATCAAGCAGGGCATTGAGGGGGAACAACTCACGGATAAAGCAGAAGTTCTCATGCTTTATGCAGCTCGCGTTCAGTTGGTCGAAAATGTAATAAAACCGGCTCTGGCTCGCGGTGCCTGGGTGGTGGGTGATCGCCATGACCTCTCTTCTCAAGCCTATCAGGGCGGTGGGCGCGGCATTGACAGCCGCCTGATGGCCTCGCTGCGTGATACCGTGCTTGGCGATTTTCGCCCTGACCTCACTCTTTATCTCGACCTGTCGCCGGTGATTGGGCTGCAGCGCGCCCGTGCGCGCGGTGAACTCGACCGCATCGAGCAAGAGTCATTGGCATTTTTTGAACGTACCCGTGAGCGCTACCTCAGTTTGGCAGCTGTAGACGCAACAATAAAAACCATTGATGCCTCACAGAGCCTTGAACAGGTTGCCGCCGATATTCGCCACACTTTAATTGAATGGATTGAGCAACAGCGTAAGCAGGGCGCTCAGGCATGA
- the fabD gene encoding ACP S-malonyltransferase, translated as MTKIAVVFPGQGSQALGMLSDLAAAHPIVEATFAEASSVLGYDLWQLVQQGPVEELNKTWQTQPALLAASVAIWRVWQQEKGAKPALMAGHSLGEYSALVCAGVLDFKQAISLVELRGKLMQEAVPEGTGAMYAIIGLDNDAIAKACEESAQGQVVSPVNFNSPGQVVIAGNKEAVERAGAACKAAGAKRALPLPVSVPSHCALMKPAADKMAVALDQVTFSQPQYPVVNNVDVKVETDAEAIRSALIRQLYNPVRWTESVEYIAQQGVEQLIEVGPGKVLTGLTKRIVDTLTAVAVNDTASLAAALDQ; from the coding sequence ATGACCAAGATTGCAGTGGTTTTCCCTGGGCAAGGTTCTCAGGCGTTAGGTATGCTTTCAGACCTGGCTGCCGCGCATCCCATCGTGGAAGCGACCTTTGCTGAAGCCTCTTCTGTTTTAGGCTACGATTTATGGCAATTGGTGCAGCAGGGGCCGGTCGAAGAGTTAAACAAGACGTGGCAGACTCAGCCTGCTTTGCTGGCCGCCTCTGTGGCTATCTGGCGCGTGTGGCAGCAAGAGAAGGGTGCCAAGCCTGCTTTAATGGCAGGTCATAGCCTGGGTGAGTATTCAGCATTAGTTTGCGCCGGTGTTCTGGATTTCAAACAGGCCATTAGCCTGGTTGAACTGCGCGGTAAACTGATGCAGGAAGCGGTACCTGAAGGTACCGGTGCAATGTATGCCATTATCGGCCTCGATAACGATGCTATCGCCAAAGCGTGTGAAGAATCGGCACAGGGTCAGGTCGTGTCTCCGGTGAACTTTAACTCACCGGGCCAGGTGGTTATTGCCGGCAATAAAGAAGCCGTTGAACGTGCGGGTGCAGCCTGTAAAGCAGCGGGCGCCAAGCGGGCACTGCCGTTGCCGGTCAGCGTACCGTCGCATTGTGCATTAATGAAGCCTGCGGCTGATAAAATGGCCGTTGCGCTAGATCAAGTTACTTTCAGCCAACCACAGTATCCTGTTGTGAACAACGTGGACGTGAAGGTTGAAACGGACGCAGAAGCAATTCGCAGTGCCCTGATTCGCCAGCTTTATAACCCAGTACGCTGGACAGAAAGCGTCGAATACATTGCACAGCAAGGCGTTGAGCAGTTAATTGAGGTTGGTCCTGGTAAAGTATTGACCGGCCTGACCAAGCGTATAGTTGACACCCTGACAGCTGTGGCAGTGAACGACACTGCAAGCCTGGCAGCGGCGCTTGATCAATAA
- a CDS encoding metal-dependent hydrolase — protein sequence MFLVDSHCHLDSLDYQALHTSVDDVVEKARARDVKFMLAVATTLPGYRAMAELIGTRPEVAFSCGVHPLNIEEGYDFEELRFLAADSRVVAMGETGLDYFYQKEDVQLKLQQDSFRHHIRVGRELNKPVIVHTRDARQDTLDILREEKAGECGGVLHCFTEDKDTAKVLLDLGFYISFSGIVTFRNAEQLREAARYVPMDRLLIETDSPYLAPVPHRGKENQPSYVRDVAEYLAVVKGVSLDTLAEATTENFSRLFHIDSARLA from the coding sequence ATGTTTTTAGTCGATTCCCACTGTCATCTCGACAGTCTTGATTATCAGGCGTTGCACACCAGCGTTGACGATGTGGTTGAAAAAGCTCGCGCCCGCGATGTGAAATTCATGCTGGCCGTGGCAACCACCTTGCCCGGCTATCGCGCGATGGCAGAGCTGATTGGTACTCGCCCGGAAGTCGCTTTTTCGTGTGGCGTTCATCCGCTGAATATCGAAGAAGGCTATGATTTTGAAGAGTTGAGGTTTCTGGCCGCCGATTCGCGCGTTGTGGCGATGGGTGAGACCGGGCTGGACTACTTTTATCAGAAAGAAGATGTCCAACTGAAGCTGCAGCAGGACTCTTTCCGCCACCATATTCGTGTCGGACGCGAGCTGAATAAACCGGTGATCGTGCATACCCGCGATGCACGCCAAGATACTCTGGATATTCTGCGTGAAGAAAAAGCCGGTGAATGTGGTGGCGTGCTGCACTGCTTCACCGAGGATAAAGACACGGCTAAGGTGTTGCTGGATCTTGGCTTCTATATTTCTTTCTCAGGAATTGTGACGTTTAGAAACGCCGAGCAGCTGCGTGAGGCGGCGCGTTATGTGCCGATGGACAGACTCCTGATTGAAACAGATTCCCCTTACCTTGCGCCGGTGCCGCACCGTGGTAAAGAAAACCAACCTTCCTATGTGCGTGATGTTGCCGAATATTTGGCCGTGGTCAAAGGGGTGAGCCTCGACACGCTGGCAGAAGCGACGACTGAAAACTTCTCTCGATTGTTTCACATCGATTCCGCACGCCTGGCGTAA
- a CDS encoding beta-ketoacyl-ACP synthase III, giving the protein MYTKILGTGSYLPVQVRTNADLEKMVETTDEWIVSRTGIRERRIAAPDETVATMGLAAAEKALEMADVDKKDVGLIIVATTSSSHAFPSSACQIQNMLGIKDSAAFDLAAACAGFTYALSVADQYVKNGAVRYALVIGSDVLSRKLDEEDRGTVILFGDGAGAVLLGASEEQGIISTHMHADGHYGNLLSLEYPDQKKPEQPAYVTMAGNEVFKVAVTELAHIVEETLQANNMEREQLDWLVPHQANLRIISATAKKLGMGMDKVVVTLDRHGNTSAASVPTAFDEAVRDGRIQRGQLVLLEAFGGGFTWGSALVRF; this is encoded by the coding sequence ATGTATACAAAGATTCTCGGTACGGGGAGCTACTTGCCCGTACAAGTTCGGACTAACGCCGACTTAGAAAAAATGGTTGAAACCACTGACGAATGGATCGTTTCACGTACCGGTATCCGTGAACGACGCATTGCAGCACCGGATGAGACTGTGGCCACAATGGGCCTTGCCGCCGCTGAAAAAGCGTTGGAGATGGCTGACGTCGATAAAAAAGACGTCGGTTTGATCATTGTCGCCACAACCTCGTCTTCGCATGCGTTCCCAAGCTCTGCCTGTCAGATTCAAAACATGCTGGGGATTAAAGACTCGGCTGCGTTTGATCTGGCGGCGGCCTGCGCGGGCTTCACTTATGCGTTAAGCGTTGCTGATCAATACGTTAAAAACGGAGCCGTGCGTTATGCGCTGGTTATCGGTTCTGACGTGCTTTCGCGCAAGCTCGATGAAGAAGACCGCGGTACGGTTATCCTGTTTGGTGACGGTGCGGGTGCGGTTCTGCTTGGAGCCTCAGAAGAACAAGGTATTATCTCCACACACATGCATGCAGATGGCCATTATGGCAATCTGCTGAGCCTGGAATATCCAGACCAGAAAAAACCAGAACAACCGGCCTATGTCACCATGGCGGGCAACGAAGTGTTTAAAGTTGCGGTTACCGAACTGGCACACATTGTTGAAGAGACGCTGCAGGCCAATAATATGGAGCGCGAACAGCTCGACTGGCTGGTGCCGCATCAGGCAAATCTGCGCATCATTAGTGCAACGGCTAAAAAATTGGGAATGGGCATGGACAAAGTCGTGGTTACCCTCGACCGTCATGGCAACACCTCAGCCGCATCCGTTCCTACTGCGTTTGACGAAGCCGTGCGTGATGGCCGTATTCAGCGCGGGCAACTCGTGCTGCTCGAAGCCTTTGGCGGCGGGTTCACCTGGGGCTCGGCCTTGGTTCGTTTTTAA
- the mltG gene encoding endolytic transglycosylase MltG, with amino-acid sequence MKNKKTKILAIIVIILLAVVIAGYVKVEHFADRKLNIAQEKIFTLPAGTGRVGLEDLLIEQKLIGSRTWFGWLLRVEPPLSEFKAGTYRFPAGMTVRQMLELLRSGKEAQFSIRFVEGFRLQDWMKVLQNADYLKHDLSGKSDDEIATALDMKDAKNAEGWLYPDTYSYTAGTTDLSLLKRSHLRMEKTVAQIWKDRDTSLPYKTPTDMLTMASIIEKETAIKDERKEVASVFINRLRIGMRLQTDPTVIYGMGDSYKGVITKKDLETATPYNTYVIDGLPPSPIAMPSEASIEAAAHPAKSDYLYFVADGKGGHTFTTNLESHNKAVRVYRDLMKNKNEK; translated from the coding sequence ATGAAAAATAAAAAAACGAAAATTTTAGCAATCATCGTCATCATCCTATTGGCGGTGGTCATTGCCGGATACGTCAAAGTTGAACATTTTGCCGACCGCAAATTAAATATTGCCCAGGAAAAGATCTTCACCTTACCCGCCGGAACGGGACGCGTTGGGCTCGAAGATTTGCTGATTGAGCAGAAACTGATAGGCTCTCGGACCTGGTTTGGCTGGCTGCTGCGGGTAGAACCGCCGCTGAGCGAATTCAAGGCCGGCACTTATCGATTTCCTGCCGGCATGACCGTGCGCCAAATGCTCGAGCTGCTGAGAAGCGGCAAAGAGGCGCAATTCAGCATCCGTTTTGTTGAAGGATTCCGCCTGCAGGACTGGATGAAAGTACTGCAAAATGCTGACTATCTCAAACACGATCTCAGCGGCAAAAGTGACGACGAAATTGCTACTGCGCTAGATATGAAAGACGCCAAAAATGCCGAAGGCTGGCTGTATCCCGACACTTACTCCTATACGGCGGGTACCACCGACCTGTCGTTGCTAAAACGTTCACATCTGCGCATGGAAAAGACCGTGGCGCAAATTTGGAAAGACCGCGATACGTCATTGCCATATAAAACACCCACCGACATGCTGACGATGGCCTCTATTATTGAGAAAGAGACCGCCATCAAGGATGAGCGCAAAGAAGTAGCCTCTGTGTTCATTAACCGACTGCGCATCGGCATGCGTCTGCAGACCGACCCTACGGTTATTTACGGCATGGGCGATAGCTACAAAGGCGTGATTACCAAGAAAGATCTCGAAACTGCAACGCCGTATAATACCTACGTTATTGACGGGCTGCCGCCTTCCCCTATCGCGATGCCGAGCGAGGCGTCGATAGAAGCCGCGGCGCATCCGGCGAAAAGCGATTATCTTTATTTTGTTGCCGATGGAAAGGGTGGGCATACCTTTACTACCAACCTCGAAAGCCACAACAAGGCAGTGCGCGTGTATCGCGACCTGATGAAAAACAAGAATGAAAAGTAG
- the holB gene encoding DNA polymerase III subunit delta' has product MNWYPWLNGPYRQLVSQYQGERGHHALLMQAAKGMGDEALVYGLSRWLLCQHPDGEKSCGKCHSCHLMIAGNHPDWHVLMPEKGKNSLGVEPVRQLIETLYNYSQQGGAKVVWLPQAELLTEAAANALLKTLEEPPEGTYFLLGCREPSRLLPTLRSRCFYWHLATPEASLATQWIARQLQAEPLAIQTALRLTEGTPLAALELLQPERWKQREMLCQQLAASWQQRDLLSLLPQLNHDDAAERLHWLMSVLLDVVKYQQGAGHYVINLDQQPLISLLASAMNNAFLQQNLQGWMLCRQQLLNVVGVNRELLLTERLLDWESSLQF; this is encoded by the coding sequence ATGAATTGGTATCCGTGGTTAAACGGTCCTTATCGACAACTGGTTTCCCAATATCAGGGGGAGCGTGGTCATCACGCACTGTTAATGCAGGCTGCGAAAGGCATGGGGGATGAGGCCTTGGTGTATGGCCTCAGTCGCTGGCTGTTGTGTCAGCACCCCGATGGCGAGAAAAGCTGCGGTAAGTGCCACAGCTGTCATTTAATGATTGCCGGTAACCACCCAGACTGGCACGTGCTTATGCCTGAAAAAGGCAAAAATAGTCTCGGTGTTGAACCGGTACGTCAGCTGATTGAAACACTCTACAATTATTCTCAACAGGGGGGCGCGAAGGTGGTCTGGCTCCCTCAGGCCGAGCTGCTCACCGAAGCGGCTGCCAATGCTCTGTTAAAAACGCTTGAAGAACCACCGGAAGGCACTTATTTCTTGCTGGGATGCCGTGAGCCATCAAGGCTGTTGCCGACCCTGCGCAGCCGCTGTTTCTATTGGCATTTAGCTACGCCGGAAGCTTCACTTGCCACGCAGTGGATTGCGCGGCAACTGCAGGCCGAACCGTTAGCCATCCAGACCGCACTAAGACTCACCGAGGGTACACCGTTAGCGGCGCTTGAGTTGTTACAACCTGAACGCTGGAAGCAGCGCGAGATGCTTTGCCAACAGCTGGCGGCTAGCTGGCAGCAGCGTGACCTTCTCTCGCTGCTGCCACAGCTTAATCATGACGATGCCGCCGAGCGTCTGCACTGGCTGATGTCGGTGCTGCTCGATGTTGTTAAATATCAGCAGGGCGCAGGGCATTATGTGATTAACCTCGACCAGCAACCGCTGATTTCCCTGCTGGCGAGCGCGATGAATAACGCCTTTTTACAGCAAAACTTGCAGGGCTGGATGCTCTGCCGCCAACAGTTGCTTAACGTAGTCGGTGTTAATCGTGAGCTGCTGCTGACCGAACGGCTGCTGGACTGGGAAAGTTCCCTACAATTTTGA